Within Thermococcus indicus, the genomic segment GGGTCCGAGGATGGCGGTGGGAATGTGGCAGGTCGGCAGGGCCGTATATCCGGAACACTACCCTGACTGGAAAGATAAGGAGAAGGAGTTCCTTGAGAGGTTCTACGGACAGGGGTGAGCGGGATGGAACACTACAAGAGAATGCCTGTGAGCTCTTCCATATTTGGAAAGGCTTTCTTCGTCTTCCTTCCAATTTTGGCCATTTTCCTCGGGATATTCGTTGGTAGCTACCCGACCAATCCGTTCTCGCTCGATGAAATTGGAAAAACCATCATAATGAACATCCGCCTTCCGAGAACTTTGCTCGCCGTTTCCGCTGGAATAGGGTTGAGTCTGGCTGGAATGACCTTTCAGGCTGTTTTCAGGAATCCCCTCGTTGAGGGTTCCCTCCTCGGCGTGAGTGCCGGTGCGGCGGTTGGTGCGGCCTTGGGCTTTGCCTTTCTGCCCCAGTTTGGGATAACCCCATTGGCGCTCCTCTTTGGAATGGTGGCGGTTGGTTTCGCCTACATGATAGCGAGGATGGGTGGCAGACTAACCCCCGTCTCACTCATCCTCGGTGGCGTCATAGTCTCGGCCCTCTTCTCGGCAGTGCTCTCAATACTCCTGATTCTCCTGCCCAATGAGGGCCTTTCTGGAATAGTCATCTGGATGATGGGCAGCTTCTCAAACGCCGAGTGGTGGATGATAAAGTATTCCCTTCCTGCAGTCTCAATAATCGGGGTTGTGATATACCTCCTCTCCTTCAAGCTCGACGTCCTGAGCCTCGGTGAGGAAGCGGAACTGCTGGGAGTTAACTTGACCCTGTGGAGGACAATCTTTGTTTTCCTTGCCTCGGCGCTCGTTGCGTGCATAGTGTCATTCACCGGAATGATTGGGTGGGTCGGTCTCGTGGTTCCCCACATAGCGAGAATGATTGTCGGGCCTGAACACTCCAGTCTAACCCCGACAGTCGTTTCAATTGGGGTAACCACCACCGTGATGGCGGACGTGCTCGTTAGACTGCTTCCTTTCGACGTTCCGGTTGGTATCCTAATGACGCTAATAGGAGTCCCGTTCTTCGCATACCTGCTCAAAAAAACGGGGGGTGGATGGAGTTGAAGGCACTCGTTGTTTACGCAACCAGGTACGGCTCGTCAAAGAGGGCCGCGGAGATAGTTGGAAAAACCCTCGGAGAAGGAACGGAGATTGTTAACGTGGAAAAGTTTCCATCGCCAGAAAGCTATGACCTCGTGGTCTTCGTCGCCCCAATCTACGGCGACGGGCCGCTAAAGCCGATGATGGAGTACATCGAGAGGTACAAAGAGAAGCTGGAGGAAGTTCCCAAGGCGTTCCTCCTTCTCGCGCTCGATACATCCGGTGTGGTCTTCAGAGGGGAGCTCCACGGGGGAATACTCTACTCAAAGCCGCTGGTTGAAGCCTTCGAGGTGCCCCCTTTTACGGCAAGCTCGTTGGGGGCGAGCTCGACCCGGACAAGCTCGATGACCACGACAGAAAAGTTCTCGAAAGGGTTTACTCAATGATAGGGGGCAAACTTGAGAAGAAGAGTCGTTTCAGCGAGGAAGAGATTGAGGCGTTCGCAAAGAGATTGAAGAGGTTCTACGAGATGTTCGGAAAAGATTTCCGGAGGGGAGGAGATGTTAAAGGCTGAGAACCTGAGCTTCTCCTACGGCTCTTTTTCCCTTGAAGATGTGAGCATTGAGGTGAAAGAGGGAGAAATACTGTCCCTCCTCGGGCCGAACGGAGCCGGAAAGAGCACCTTACTCAAGCTCATGTTTGGAATCCTGAGGCCACATAAGGGGGAAGTGCTCGTTGATGGACACAACGTGCTGGAGCTCCCGGTTAATGAAAGGGCTAAAAAGATCGGCTTTGTTCCTCAGAAGCATCACCCGGCCTTCGCTTTCAGGGCGATTGACTTCGTTCTCCTCGGTGCGGCACCTGAAATAGGCCTCTTTGGAGCCCCAACCAGAAAACACCGGAAAAGAGCATACAAGCTGTTGAGGATGTTCGGGCTTGAAAAGTACGCCGGGAGGCCTTACACTTCCCTCAGTGGTGGCCAGATGCAGCTTTTGCTGATTGCGAGGGCACTCATGATGGACCCAAGATACCTCCTTCTCGACGAACCGATAAACCACCTCGACCTTAGAAACGCCATTCTCGTCATGAAAAAGATTCAGCAGCTCGCAAAGAACGGGGTGGGAGTGGTGATGGTTCTCCACGACCCCAACATGGCAGCACTGTTTTCGGACAGGGTTTCGATAATGAAAGATGGCAGAATTCTGCAAACGGGAACGCCGGAGGAAATACTGAGGTGCGAAGTCCTTGAGTGCGCCTACGAGACTAAGTTCCTCGTCGTTGATGACCCGGTCAGGGTTGTAGTGCCCCAGGTGGTATAAATGCTGAAGGATGTGCTCCGGCTTATTGAAGAGGGAACGAGCAATCCAAAGGAGATTGCCAAAAAACTCGGCGTAGAGGAAGAAAAAGTCCTCGGGGCAATAGAGATTTTAAAGTCTCTGGGTTATCTTAAGTCTAATGAGCAGGAGAGCTGCTCCGCCTGTCCGTTAAAGAACCTGTGCCCGACTTCTTGCTCCCCAGGAGACAGGGTTCTCTACTTTGAGCTCTCGCGATGATTTTTTCTGTTTCTTTGATGTCAGCAGTCCTTATCGGGAAAAGTTTATAAGACATTTGCACAACTGCTCAAATGTAGAGGTGATGAAAAATGACCGAAGTGTGTAAGGTGTACGAGGAACATCTGGACAGAATCCTGGAGGCCCAGGCAAATCTGCCGGAGGATGAGGTTGTGTTGGAGGTAGCGGACTTTTTCGATGCCCTCGGGAACCCGACGAGGCTTAAAATCCTGCTCGCGCTAATGGAAGCCGGAGAGCTCTGTACCTGTGATTTATCCGCGATAACCAGGCTCTCCGTATCCGCTATTTCGCACCAGCTTCGCATCCTCAAGGACAGGAAGATCGTAACTTACCGCAAGGACGGCAAGAACGTCTTCTATCGCCTCGACGACGAGCACATCAGGGATATACTGAGAACCGCCCTCGCGCACCTCTCGGAGGTGAAGTGATGGCTACCAAACTCAAGCTTGAGGGACTCGACTGCGCGAGCTGTGCATACGAGATAGAGGAGGCCCTCAAGAAGGAGGGCTTCGAGTTCGCCGTTGTGAATTTCACCACCAAGGAGGCCATCATAACGGGTGATGTTGAAAAAGCGAAAGAGATCATCAAGAAGGTCGAGCCGGACGTTGAGGTCATGGAGGCTGACGAGCACGGTCATGAACACGCTCACGACCACGGAGAAATGAACTGGAAGACGGTGTACCAGATCGGGGTTTCTCTGGCCCTGTTTGCGATAGGCATAGTAATGCGCTACTACTACGGCATAGACGACGCCCTCGTCTTCGGCATCTTCCTTGCCAGCTACCTCATATCCGGCTGGAGGGTTTTAAGGAGCGCAGTTGTCAATTCTCTTCACGGCAACGTCTTTGACGAGAACTTCCTCATCGCGATAGCCACCATAGGGGCCTTCCTAATCCGGGAGTATCCGGAAGGAGTGGCGGTGATGCTCTTCTACGTCGTGGGAGAGTTCTTCCAGGACATGGCCGTGGACAGGTCAAGGCGCTCGATAAAGGCACTGCTTGCCCTTAAGGCTGAGTATGCAAACCTGCTCAGGAACGGTGAGGTTATTCAGGTAAAGCCGGAGGAGCTGGAGGTTGGGGACGTTATCATTATCAAGCCCGGCGAGAGGGTCCCCGTTGATGGACTCGTGATTGAGGGCGACTCAACCGTTGACGCCTCCGCTTTAACGGGGGAGAGCGTTCCCAGGACGGTGAAGGAAGGGGAGGAAATCCTGTCGGGCATGGTCAACCTATCAGGCGTCCTTAAAGTTCGGTGACCAAGGAGCTAAGCGAGTCAACAATCTCTCGCATCCTCGAGCTCGTCGAAAACGCCAGCGCCAGAAAGGCCAAGACCGAGAAGTTCATAACGCGCTTCGCCCACTACTATACGCCTGCCGTCGTCGGCATGGCGGGGCTCATAGCCACGGTTCCGCCGCTGATTACGGGAGATCCATTTTCAACGTGGGTTTACAGGGCGCTGGTTCTGCTCGTGATTTCGTGTCCGTGTGCGCTTGTCCTCTCAATCCCGCTCGGCTACTTCGGGGGTATCGGAAGGGCCGCCAGGGAGGGCATACTCGTCAAGGGCTCCAACTACCTCGATGCCCTCAAAGATGCCAGCATCGTCGCCTTTGACAAGACCGGCACGCTGACCAAGGGGGTCTTCAAGGTCACCAAAGTGGAAACGAGGAACGGCTTCAGCGAGGAAGAAATCATCAGATTCGCGGCTCTGGCGGAGGCCCACTCGAACCACCCGATTGCCAAGGCGATACGTGAAGCTTACGGTGAGGAAATCAACGAGGCGGAGATAGTCGAGTACGAGGAGATAGCCGGCCACGGCGTCAGGGCGAAGATAGATGGCGTGGAGGTCATGGTCGGAAACGACAGGCTTTTGCACCGCTTTAACATCGAGCACGACACGTGCAGGGTTAAGGGAACGGTGGCCCACGTCGTCATCAACGGAAAGTACGCCGGCTACATAATAATCTCGGACGAGATAAAGGAGGACGCCCCGCTCGCTGTGAAGGAGCTCAAGCGCCTTGGCATCAGGAAGGTCGTCATGGTCACGGGGGACAGCAGAGACGTTGCCGAGGAGATAGCGAGGCAACTCGGGTTAGACGGCTTCTATGCGGAGCTCCTGCCGGAGGACAAGGTGAGGGTAATAGAAGAACTTGAGGCGGAGAAAGGGGACGGAAAGGTCGTCTTCGTGGGAGACGGAATAAACGACGCCCCAGTCTTGGCCAGGGCCGATGTGGGCGTTGCGATGGGCGCGCTCGGAAGCGACGCGGCAATAGAGACTGCTGACGTCGTCATAATGGACGACAAGCCGTCCAAGCTGCCGAGGGGTATCAGGATAGCCAGGAAGACGCAGAGGATAGTGTGGCAGAACATAATCTTTGCCTTAGCGGTTAAACTGTCCTTCATAGGCCTCGGAATCCTCGGGGAGGCGACGATGTGGGAGGCGGTATTTGCCGACGTTGGTGTCGCCCTCATAGCGGTCTTCAACGCGATGAGGATTCTGAGGTGAAGCTCTCTGTTTTTATCTTTCTCTCTTCAGTTCCTTCACCATTCTGTAGAACTCATAAGTCCGCCCCTCGAGTCCTACGGTGTGCTCCCTCTCAACGGAGTAGCCGAGCTTTTTGTAGACGGCAATGGCGACCTTGTTTTCCCTCTCAACGTCGAGGGCTATCCTTTTTGCCCCGCTCTCCCTCGCCAGCTCCTCAGCCTTCAGCATCAGGGCCTTTCCTATCTTTCTCCCGCGAAATTCTGGATAAACGGCAACGTTGCTGACGTAGTAGTCCCCTTCTTCAAGCCTGCCGGAGCCCCCTCCAGCGCTCAGAAAAGCCGGGAGCCTCTTTAGAAAGTCGAAGCCAAGGGTCTTCATCATCAGCCAGCCCGTTCTTTTCTCCTCCCTCTCTTTGGTCTTCCAGTCGTAGCTCAGGAGCATTCCGGCTATTTGGCCTTCGTAAACCGCAAAGACAACGTGCTCGTGGCTGAAGAGGTTGGCCTTTTCAATGAAGAGCCTCTCGAAGACCTCCCGGAATTTCGGCCCGAGGAGTGCCGGAAAGTACTCCGGCGCGGAGATCTCCATAAGCCTCACGAAGTGCTCGGCCTCGGTTTTCTTCCCTTCTCCGGTCGTGAGAATTATCTTGGTCATAATAATTTTTATGAGTGGTTTTCATTAATAATCATTTTGGGAGCGGTGCACCTATGGCGATCAAAATGCAGGTACTCAAGAGGTTCCTCTCCACACTTTCTCTGGGCTACATTCTCTTCTTCTACTCGGAGATGATGTCCTGGACGCGGTGGAGGCTGGATGATACCTTCTTGGGACTCATAATGACGTGGCTTGTCTATTCGGTTCTGGCCTTCTTTGTGCTGCTCATGGTGAATCGATTCAGGGTAGGGGACGTTTACTCAGTTTCCTTGTGGGGCGGTCTTTGGTTGGCTCGTTGATGGCCTCACCAGGTTAGCGAGTTTTGGGTTCTCTTTTACTCAATTTGTTTTCGTTAATTGGAGTCATTTTTCAACGGTTAGAATCTTTTTTTTTCATTTTGGTTATAAATTACTATCAAAGAGAAAAACTTTTAAGGACTTGGATTTTATGTCCATTGAAAACTCTTGGAGGTGAGTCCCTTGAAGTGGCGTCCTTTGGTGGCAGTCCTCTTGGGACTGCTCCTGCTTGGAGTGACGGCTGGAAGTGCCATGGCAATGCCATTTCAGAAGGAG encodes:
- a CDS encoding DNA-binding protein → MLKDVLRLIEEGTSNPKEIAKKLGVEEEKVLGAIEILKSLGYLKSNEQESCSACPLKNLCPTSCSPGDRVLYFELSR
- a CDS encoding flavodoxin domain-containing protein gives rise to the protein MELKALVVYATRYGSSKRAAEIVGKTLGEGTEIVNVEKFPSPESYDLVVFVAPIYGDGPLKPMMEYIERYKEKLEEVPKAFLLLALDTSGVVFRGELHGGILYSKPLVEAFEVPPFTASSLGASSTRTSSMTTTEKFSKGFTQ
- a CDS encoding FecCD family ABC transporter permease, which produces MEHYKRMPVSSSIFGKAFFVFLPILAIFLGIFVGSYPTNPFSLDEIGKTIIMNIRLPRTLLAVSAGIGLSLAGMTFQAVFRNPLVEGSLLGVSAGAAVGAALGFAFLPQFGITPLALLFGMVAVGFAYMIARMGGRLTPVSLILGGVIVSALFSAVLSILLILLPNEGLSGIVIWMMGSFSNAEWWMIKYSLPAVSIIGVVIYLLSFKLDVLSLGEEAELLGVNLTLWRTIFVFLASALVACIVSFTGMIGWVGLVVPHIARMIVGPEHSSLTPTVVSIGVTTTVMADVLVRLLPFDVPVGILMTLIGVPFFAYLLKKTGGGWS
- a CDS encoding GNAT family N-acetyltransferase, with the translated sequence MTKIILTTGEGKKTEAEHFVRLMEISAPEYFPALLGPKFREVFERLFIEKANLFSHEHVVFAVYEGQIAGMLLSYDWKTKEREEKRTGWLMMKTLGFDFLKRLPAFLSAGGGSGRLEEGDYYVSNVAVYPEFRGRKIGKALMLKAEELARESGAKRIALDVERENKVAIAVYKKLGYSVEREHTVGLEGRTYEFYRMVKELKRER
- a CDS encoding ArsR/SmtB family transcription factor, with the protein product MTEVCKVYEEHLDRILEAQANLPEDEVVLEVADFFDALGNPTRLKILLALMEAGELCTCDLSAITRLSVSAISHQLRILKDRKIVTYRKDGKNVFYRLDDEHIRDILRTALAHLSEVK
- a CDS encoding ABC transporter ATP-binding protein, with the translated sequence MLKAENLSFSYGSFSLEDVSIEVKEGEILSLLGPNGAGKSTLLKLMFGILRPHKGEVLVDGHNVLELPVNERAKKIGFVPQKHHPAFAFRAIDFVLLGAAPEIGLFGAPTRKHRKRAYKLLRMFGLEKYAGRPYTSLSGGQMQLLLIARALMMDPRYLLLDEPINHLDLRNAILVMKKIQQLAKNGVGVVMVLHDPNMAALFSDRVSIMKDGRILQTGTPEEILRCEVLECAYETKFLVVDDPVRVVVPQVV